The genomic segment GGCCGTCATCATGGAGACGGCCGGATCGGTCTCCACCAGCCAGGGGTTGTTCAGCAGGTCGATGCCGAGGAAGTCACCCACCTGCTTGTAGTTGAAGTTCCAGCTCAACTGGATCGGGCCACGCCCGTAGTACGCCGACTGACCCGCCGGGCAGCCGTAGGGCTTGTCCGTGTCGCAGTAGTGCGGGTAGTTCGCCTCGTTGACCTCTTTGATGTAGTACAGCCCGGCGGTCTCGTGGCTGATGTTCGCGAGGAAGGCCGCGGCCTCCTGCTTGCGCATCGCGTCGGTACCGGTGTGGGCGAACTTGGGGAACGCCTTCATGGCGTCCACCACACCCTGGTACGTGTAGAAGGGATTGCGGTTCGGGAACATCTGGTCGAACTGCGCCTCGCTCACCACGAAGCTGTTCGGGGTCGGGTTGCCACCGGTGCCGCAGGTGTACGGAGCCCAGTAGTACGTGCTTACCGTGGGGTCGTAACCGGGGTTGTCGCGCTGGGCGACGTAGATCTTGCCATCGGTGTACTTGACGATGTCACGGGCCTGGTAGTTGGCCCCCTTGGACCAGTTGCCCGCTATCGCACACTCGTCCACCGGGGTGGCGGCGGACGCCGTCGCGGGCATGAGAGCCGTCGCGACCAGGGAGCCGGCCACCATCAGTCCGGTCAGCAGGGCCTTCACACGAGTTCTGAGCACGAGTTCCCTTTCGTGCGCCACGGGCATGACGAACAGGCCCAGTTGGAGGCTGGACCGTCCAATTCGCGCCACGGCGGAGGATGTTTGCGTCCACTGAACCCGTCTCTACCAGCGTCGTCAAGGTCTGGACCATTGCGTTTCACGGGCTGCAATGGTGGCTGGATACACGTAAGTTGACAGGGGCGCGGTATGCACTCAGTGCTGACGGTCGGACAACCGAGCGTCACGGGACGGGCTTTGCTGCAAAGCCCCGCCCCCATCACGACGGCCGGGCGGACCCGGGCCCGCTCCCGCTCGTGCTCACGGGCCCGCACCGCGGCGGTCAGGTCCTGGTGCGCCGGCCGCTCCCGGGCGCGTGCGCGGTCACACCGTCCACCACACCGTGGTGTCGGCGGGCACCTCGGTCTCCGTGCCCTCGACGGTCACCGGGGAGCTGGCGAGCAGCAAGGCGCCGGGCACGGCGACCCGCACGGCGTGGCCCGTCGTGTTGACGGTGCACACGAAGCCGGGGCGGGCGAAGCTCAGCAGGCCCTCCGGGGCGTCCAGCCACCGGATTCCGTCGCCCGCGCCGAGGCCGGGCCGCTCCCGCCGCGCGGCGATCGCGGCGCGGTAGAGCTCCAGGGTGGAACCCTCGGCGCCGGTCTGCGCCTCGACGGACAGCTCACCCCATCCGGCGGGCTGCGGAAGCCAGCTGCCGCCGTCGCCGAAGCCGTACGAGCTGCCCTCTCGGGTCCACGGGATCGGCACGCGGCAGCCGTCGCGGTAGCCGTCCTGGCCGTCGGCGCGGAAGAACGACGGGTCCTGGCGGGCCTCGTCGGGCAGGTCGGTGACGTCGGGCAGGCCGAGTTCCTCGCCCTGGTAGACGTAGGCGGAGCCGGGCAGGGCCAGCATCAGCAGGCTGGCGGCGCGGGCCCTGCGCAGGCCGAGTCCGCGGTCGCCCGCGGTGCGGATCTGGGTGCCGAGGCCGGGCGGGTTGGCGAACCGGGTGGCGTGCCGGGTCACGTCGTGGTTGGAGAGCACCCAGGTGGCGGGGGCGCCGACCGGGCGCATGGCGGCGAGGGAGGTGTCGATGATCTCGCGCAGCGCTCCGGCGTCCCACCCGGTGGTCAGGTACTGGAAGTTGAACGCCTGGTGCATCTCGTCGGGGCGTACGTAGTTGGCGGTGCGTTCGACGGTCGGCGTCCACGCCTCGGCGACGGCGATGCGGTCGCCGGGGTACTCGTCGAGGATGGTGCGCCAGCTGCGGTAGATCTCGTGCACGCCGTCCTGGTCGAAGAACGGCATGACGTCGTTGCCGAGCAGCTTCAGCTGTTCGTGGGAGCCCAGGTCGGGCAGGCCGTCGGCCTTGACCAGGCCGTGGGCGACGTCGACCCGGAAGCCGTCGGCGCCGAGGTCGAGCCAGAAGCGCAGGATCGAGCGGAACTCGTCGGCGACGGCGGGGTGTTCCCAGTTGAAGTCGGGCTGTTCGGGCGCGAACAGATGGAGGTACCAGTCGCCGGGGGTGCCGTCCGGGTCGGTCGTCCGGGTCCAGGCGGGGCCCCCGAAGACGGACTCCCAGTCGTTGGGCGGGAGTTCACCGTCCGCACCCTTGCCTGGGCGGAAGTGGTACCGGTCGCGCGGGGCGGAGCCGGGGCCCTCGGCGAGCGCGCGCCTGAACCACTCGTGCTGGTCGGAGGAGTGGTTGGGCACCAGGTCGACGATGATCCGCAGGCCCAGGTCGTGGGCGTCCCTGATCAGCGCGTCGGCGTCCGCCAGAGTGCCGAACATCGGGTCGATGGCGCGGTAGTCGGAGACGTCGTAGCCGGCGTCGGCCTGTGGGGAGGCGTAGAAGGGGCTGAGCCAGACGGCGTCGATCCCGAGGTCCTTGAGGTACGGCAGACGGCCGCGTACGCCCGCGAGATCGCCCATGCCGTCGCCGTTGCCGTCGGCGAAGCTGCGTGGATAGACCTGGTAGATCACCGCGCCCCGCCACCAGCCGGTGCGGGGGCCCTGGGCCGGGTCGGACGTGCCGGTGGAGGGGGCAGCAAGGTGCTGGGTCATGTCGTCCCTGGGTGTCGTGGGGTACGGCGCCGGAACCGGGTCGGCCGACTCGTCGATCTCGCGCGGGATGGTGCCGAAGAAGCCCTTCCGATCAGGCCGGTGCAGCTCTCGAAGGTGGTGTCCTTGAAGAAGTCCGTGGTCGTGCCATGCTCGGCCGGCTTGAGGGAGGTCAGCAGGACCCACGGCACCGGGAGGACGGCGACGACGGACGCCACGACCAGGGTGAGATGCGGGGCGACCGGCGCGGGCGGCGAGCGTTCGCCGCGCGGCCGGGGCCCGCGCGGCGGCTGCCGGGCGGGGGTTTCCGTGGCGGTGGTGGTCACCGGTCATCTCCCTGGGTGCGGAGCACTCGCCGGTGGATCACGGCGAAGAGCATCAGGAGTACGCGGACCAGCACGCCCCGGGTGGAGGACTGCGCGAAGTCGCGCGGGCTGCTTCATCACCCTCCCCCCGGCGGGGTTGTCGACGGTGTCGAACGGGGCGAGGTAGCCGAGGTCGGCGGACTCCGGGGGCCGGGCGACCCCGGCGCGGATCACGTCGGGGGCCCCGGAGGCGGGCTGGGCGGCGTTCTCGAACTTGTTCCGGGCCTCGCCGAAGGGCACGTTGACGTATGTGACGTCCACCTTCGGGTGCTTCTCCTCGAAGCCCTCCGCGATCTTCTTGAAGACCTTGTCCTCGCTGCCGACGCTGGAGGCGTCCCACCACGTCACGGTGCCGGAGAGCTCTCCCGGGGACTTCCCGGCCGCCGCCCTTCTCGCCGTCACCGCCGCAGGCGCTCGCCGTGAACGCCGGGGCCGCGACCAGGGCGGTGGCCGTTGTGCCACGTCGCATCTGAACTCCTTCAACTGCCGTACCGCTCCGTCGCGGCGCCGGGTCGACGTGAACGTCACAAGGTTGCAAGGACACCGAAAGAGCTTGCACGGATTCTCCGCAAGCACTGTCGGTCGTTACATTCGCGTGCCCTCAAGGTTGCCGTCAAGAGCCTTGACGTGGGCGGCCGATGACTGCCACAGGACGGCCACGCCCCGGCGCATGCCCCTGGAAGGGCCGATGAGGCCACAGTGGACGAAGACCGCAAGATATTGCAGTACATCGCCGCGTAGCACCTGAAAGTGGGGGCGCGAAGGGAGTGCGCCGGTGTCATGGCGCGGGTACGCGCGACCCGGTCGCCCCGGCCGGGACGACGGTCGGAAAGTGACCGGAAGGCGGTACCGCAACGAGCGCGCGAACCGGCACGGAAGGCCGCTCCGGGTCGCTCCGGAAGTCACCGGAATCCGGTCCCGGGGCCACCCCGGGACCGGCGGGAAGAGGGCCGGCGCGGGCGGCCCCGCGCCGCTCCGGGCCGCCCCGAACCGCTCGGGACCGGCCGGTCCCGAGCGTGGTGGGCAATCCGACATACGCCCGGTACAGTCCACTTCCATGACCGCACGGCTTGCCGATATCGCAGCTCAGGCGGGGGTCAGCGAAGCGACGGTCAGCCGCGTACTGAACGGCAAGCCCGGTGTCGCCGCGACCACCCGCGAATCCGTACTCGCCGCGCTCGACGTCCTGGGGTACGAGCGTCCCGTGCGGCTGCGCAGGCGCAGCGCGGGCCTGGTCGGTCTGATCACGCCCGAGTTGGAGAACCCGATCTTCCCGGCGCTCGCCCAGGTCATCGGGCAGGCGCTGACGCGGCAGGGCTACACCCCGGTGCTGGCGACGCAGACGCCGGGTGGTTCCACCGAGGACGAGCTGACCGAAATGCTCGTCGACCGGGGCGTGGCGGGGATCATCTTCGTCTCCGGGCTGCACTCCGACACCTCGGCGGACATGCGGCGGTACGAGCAACTACGCGCACAGGGCGTCCCCTTCGTCCTGGTCAACGGATTCTCCGCGAAGGTGCGGGCGCCGTTCATCTCGCCCGACGACCGGGCCGCCGTACGACTGGCGGTGACGCATCTGGTCTCGTTGGGGCATCGGCGGATCGGACTCGCGGTCGGCCCCAAGCGGTTCGTGCCGGTGATCCGTAAGATCGAGGGTTTTCACGCCGTCATGGGCGAGGAGTTGGGTCTCTCCCGGGAGGCGGTGGAGGAGTTGGTCCAGCACTCGCTGTTCACGCTGGAGGGCGGCCAGGCCGCCGCGTCGGCGCTGATGGACCGCGGTTGCACGGCGGTGGTGTGCGCGAGCGACATGATGGCGCTCGGTGCGATCCGGGCGGCCCGCGGGCGTTCGCTGGAGGTGCCGCGCGATCTGTCGGTGGTCGGATACGACGATTCGCCGCTCATAGCGTTCACCGATCCTCCGCTCACGACGATCCGGCAGCCGGTGACGGCGATGGGGCAGGCCGCCGTGCGCGCGCTGCTGGAGGAGATCGGGGGCACACCCGCCCCGCACAGCGAGTTCGTCTTCATGCCCGAACTCGTCGTCCGCGGCTCAACGGCCGCCGCTCCCGGGCCCGGTGCGCGGACCGCTCCCCCGTCCTCCTCAGGGTCGCACGCTCATCCCTAGGGCGCAGAACGTGCGTGCCTTGTCAGACCGGAGGATGATCGGGCAGAGGGGGACGTATCTGGCAGACTCTGTGCCTATGGGTGAATCGAGCGTGAAGCCAAAGGAAGGCCGGAAGGCGGCCGCCCCGTCACCCATCGTGGACGAGGCGCTCACCGAGGCCCAGCAAGACCCGAAGGACGCCGGGCGGACGGGACCACGCGGACGACGGTCCCCCCGCCGCCCTCGCCTCTGGTTCGAAATCCTGCTGATCGCGCTCAGTTACTGGGTGTACTCACTGGTGCGCAACGCCGTCCCCGAGCAGCGTACGGCGGCCCTGCGCAACGCCGACTGGATCTGGTCGACGGAGAAGACCCTCGGCATCGCGGTCGAAGAATCGGTCAACCACGCCGTGAATTCGGTGACATGGCTGATCATCTCGATGAACTACTACTACGCGACCCTGCACTTCGTGGTGACCGTCGGGGTCCTGGTGTGGTTGTTCCGCAGTCACCCGGGCCGGTACGCCGCGGCCCGTCTGGCCCTCTTCGCGACCACGGCGGTGGCCCTGCTCGGCTACTACCTGTATCCGCTCGCGCCACCCCGCCTGATGAACGGCGGGGACTTCGTCGACACGGTGCTGGTGCACCAGACCTGGGGCTCGATGGCCTCGGGGAACCTCAAGAACATGTCCAACCAGTACGCGGCGATGCCGTCGATGCACATCGGCTGGTCGCTCTGGTGCGGGCTGACCATCTTCGCGCTGACCTCCGCGCCGTGGGCGCGCGTCCTGGGCCTGCTGTACCCGATGGCGACGCTGCTCGTCATCGTGTCGACCGCCAACCACTTCTGGCTGGACGCGGTGGGCGGGATGGCGTGCCTGGCGTTCGGTTACGCGGTGTCGTACGCGTGGTACGGGGCGTTGCCGCAGCATCTGCCGAGGCGGATACCCGGGGGCCGGCGGACCCGGCGGGAACATCCGGACCCACCGGGCCGACCGGGCCGTCTGAGGGCGCTCACCGTGCCCTCCCCCTCCCCCGCTCCGGACGGCTCGCCCTCCTCGTCCGCCCGCGCCGGCCGGCCCTGAGGGTGATCCGCCGGTTCCGCCGGTCCTACTGACGTCGGGGCTCCAACATGCGGGTCACCAGGTTCTTGGTGGCGCGTCGGACATGCGGGTCGACATGTCCGCGCTGGCTCAGGGCCAGTGGCCAGTGGAAGGTTCCGGCGACGAACACGAGCGTGCCCACGGCGTTCTCGCACAGACCGGTGTTCTGGATCTTGCGACCGCGGCCCAGACTGTCGACGTACGGCGAACGCGACAACAGCGTCCGCGTGCTGTCCGAGGGGCGCGGCATGGAGGGGTCGAAGCCGTCGGCCTCCACGGCGATCAGATCGGGGATCGTGTCGCCGTCCCTCAGCCCGGTGCCCGCCCAGAACCAGTGACCGCTCTCGCGGACCACCAGGGGCGCGGGCTTCTTGAGGATGCCGTTGTACTGGGTACCGAGGAGTCCCTGCTCCGCCTCGCGGTGCTTCTTGCCGAGCGCGCGCCAGCGCACGGTGGGCCCCGCCGGCCCGGCGTCCGGGTCGGGCGCCTCCTTGTAGCAGGTCACCACCCGGTTCGGCCGGCCGTCGGCGGCCGGCTCCACCCGGATGTGGAAATAGATGTTGTTCGAGGCGAGGAAGGCCAGATGGGTCCCGGCGGCGACGGCTTTCTCCGCGCGGTCCCGCATGGGGCCGGACCAGTACTCGTCGTGCCCGGAGAAGACGATCGCGGTGTACCGGGAGAGATCGATCCGTCCCTCGTGGAGGTCGACGCTGCTGGCGTAGGTGACGTCGAAACCCTCGCTCTCGGCCCATCGGGCGGCGCTGGTGTCCATCTCGAACCAGCGCGGCATCCCGGACTGGGCGTAGGGCCGGTCGAAGGACACCTTGAAGGCGCGCTCCGCGCTGCCGCCCACCTGCCCGTCGGCCGTGTAGCCCTTGTAGAGGTTCTTGCCGGTGCGGCCGTCGAGCGGCCAGATGTTGTACGCCTGGTACGTCGCGAAGGGGAGGACGACCAGGATGTCGGACCGGCGCGAGGTGTCACGCACGACGAACGGTGTGTAGCTGCGGTGGCCGTCCTTCCCGGTGAAGACGGCGAGGAAGATCCCGGACACCCACTCGGTCGGGACGGTCAGCGTCCAGGTCACCGGCCAGTCGCAGGCTATGAGGCCGGTGGTGGCGTCGGCACGCGGCCGCGGCCGGGGCCGCACGGGTACCGGCTCGCCGGTCATCAGGTGGCGGGCGCCCACGCCTCCGTAGTGTCCGACGCGGTAGATCGCCACAGTGCAGTTCTGGGCGACGTGGGACGCCACGTGGAAGTCGATCGACTCGCCGGGGCTCACCGACGTCTTCGAGGCGTAGCCCTGCACCTGGGCGGACTTGTCGTCGACACCGCGGGTGCCGCCGTGACCGAGGGCCCAGCTCTTCGAGCCCGCCGCGCGGTTCTCCAGCACCACAGGGTTGTCACCGGTGCTCGCGGTCGGACGGTGCGGAACGGGCCCGGGGTCGTCGGCCATCTGGTAGCCGACGAGTGCCACGGCACCCACTCCGAAAATCCCCAGCGCAGCACGACGGGACACTTCAGGCACAGCCCACACTCCGAGACCCGGACGCCGGGCCTGCTGCCTCATGCGTCGTCATATCGCCGCGGGCGTAGTGGAGTTACCGACACGTCGCCTGGCAGCAGGCATCCATTCTACCGTCCCAGATACGCAAAAAAGTAGACGAAACCTACGGAACGGAACACCCGGAAA from the Streptomyces sp. AM 4-1-1 genome contains:
- a CDS encoding glycoside hydrolase family 19 protein; the protein is MLRTRVKALLTGLMVAGSLVATALMPATASAATPVDECAIAGNWSKGANYQARDIVKYTDGKIYVAQRDNPGYDPTVSTYYWAPYTCGTGGNPTPNSFVVSEAQFDQMFPNRNPFYTYQGVVDAMKAFPKFAHTGTDAMRKQEAAAFLANISHETAGLYYIKEVNEANYPHYCDTDKPYGCPAGQSAYYGRGPIQLSWNFNYKQVGDFLGIDLLNNPWLVETDPAVSMMTALWYWNTQHGPGPITGHDAMVGGAGFGQTIRSINGALECDGKNPRQVESRVNRYKEFTRILGVPTGSAISC
- a CDS encoding glycoside hydrolase family 13 protein, which gives rise to MTQHLAAPSTGTSDPAQGPRTGWWRGAVIYQVYPRSFADGNGDGMGDLAGVRGRLPYLKDLGIDAVWLSPFYASPQADAGYDVSDYRAIDPMFGTLADADALIRDAHDLGLRIIVDLVPNHSSDQHEWFRRALAEGPGSAPRDRYHFRPGKGADGELPPNDWESVFGGPAWTRTTDPDGTPGDWYLHLFAPEQPDFNWEHPAVADEFRSILRFWLDLGADGFRVDVAHGLVKADGLPDLGSHEQLKLLGNDVMPFFDQDGVHEIYRSWRTILDEYPGDRIAVAEAWTPTVERTANYVRPDEMHQAFNFQYLTTGWDAGALREIIDTSLAAMRPVGAPATWVLSNHDVTRHATRFANPPGLGTQIRTAGDRGLGLRRARAASLLMLALPGSAYVYQGEELGLPDVTDLPDEARQDPSFFRADGQDGYRDGCRVPIPWTREGSSYGFGDGGSWLPQPAGWGELSVEAQTGAEGSTLELYRAAIAARRERPGLGAGDGIRWLDAPEGLLSFARPGFVCTVNTTGHAVRVAVPGALLLASSPVTVEGTETEVPADTTVWWTV
- a CDS encoding LacI family DNA-binding transcriptional regulator, with translation MTARLADIAAQAGVSEATVSRVLNGKPGVAATTRESVLAALDVLGYERPVRLRRRSAGLVGLITPELENPIFPALAQVIGQALTRQGYTPVLATQTPGGSTEDELTEMLVDRGVAGIIFVSGLHSDTSADMRRYEQLRAQGVPFVLVNGFSAKVRAPFISPDDRAAVRLAVTHLVSLGHRRIGLAVGPKRFVPVIRKIEGFHAVMGEELGLSREAVEELVQHSLFTLEGGQAAASALMDRGCTAVVCASDMMALGAIRAARGRSLEVPRDLSVVGYDDSPLIAFTDPPLTTIRQPVTAMGQAAVRALLEEIGGTPAPHSEFVFMPELVVRGSTAAAPGPGARTAPPSSSGSHAHP
- a CDS encoding phosphatase PAP2 family protein encodes the protein MGESSVKPKEGRKAAAPSPIVDEALTEAQQDPKDAGRTGPRGRRSPRRPRLWFEILLIALSYWVYSLVRNAVPEQRTAALRNADWIWSTEKTLGIAVEESVNHAVNSVTWLIISMNYYYATLHFVVTVGVLVWLFRSHPGRYAAARLALFATTAVALLGYYLYPLAPPRLMNGGDFVDTVLVHQTWGSMASGNLKNMSNQYAAMPSMHIGWSLWCGLTIFALTSAPWARVLGLLYPMATLLVIVSTANHFWLDAVGGMACLAFGYAVSYAWYGALPQHLPRRIPGGRRTRREHPDPPGRPGRLRALTVPSPSPAPDGSPSSSARAGRP
- a CDS encoding N,N-dimethylformamidase beta subunit family domain-containing protein, which produces MGAVALVGYQMADDPGPVPHRPTASTGDNPVVLENRAAGSKSWALGHGGTRGVDDKSAQVQGYASKTSVSPGESIDFHVASHVAQNCTVAIYRVGHYGGVGARHLMTGEPVPVRPRPRPRADATTGLIACDWPVTWTLTVPTEWVSGIFLAVFTGKDGHRSYTPFVVRDTSRRSDILVVLPFATYQAYNIWPLDGRTGKNLYKGYTADGQVGGSAERAFKVSFDRPYAQSGMPRWFEMDTSAARWAESEGFDVTYASSVDLHEGRIDLSRYTAIVFSGHDEYWSGPMRDRAEKAVAAGTHLAFLASNNIYFHIRVEPAADGRPNRVVTCYKEAPDPDAGPAGPTVRWRALGKKHREAEQGLLGTQYNGILKKPAPLVVRESGHWFWAGTGLRDGDTIPDLIAVEADGFDPSMPRPSDSTRTLLSRSPYVDSLGRGRKIQNTGLCENAVGTLVFVAGTFHWPLALSQRGHVDPHVRRATKNLVTRMLEPRRQ